The DNA segment CTGTCATCTCAGCTAACAGAACATGAGTACCTTCCCAGTAATTCTTCAGCAGAACATGACAGACTCAGCACAGGAATGACAAGTCAGGATGGTGAAGAGGGAGCCAGCGACAGTGCAGAGTGTCAGTATACAAGGCCTATCTATAGCAAACCCAGCATCATGTCACACAAGCGTTGGATCCATGTGAAACCAGAAAGATTTGAACAGGACTGTGAAGGTGTAGATGCACATACTTATGATGAGCACCAGGTGTCTGAATCCATGAATGTCATTCAGACAGAGCATTCTATACAGTCTTCAGGAGTTGAAGACTTTCACGTAAATGACAAAAAGATGGAGGCAGAATTTGATGAACAGGCTGATGAAAATAACTATGATGAGCAAGTTGATTTCTATGGCTCTTCTATGGAAGAATTTTCTGGTGAAAGGGCAGATGGAAATCTAAATGTTCACAGACAAGATGTTATGATAGCAGCAGGGTATGGTGAGAGCATTGAAATGGCTACAGGAATTAAAGAAGAAACCACGCTCTCTGGATTCTCACCTACTGACAAACTATATCCTTGTCAATGTGGTAAAAGCTTTACACACAAGAGTCAGAGGGATCGGCATATGAGCATGCACCTGGGTCTTCGGCCTTATGGTTGTGGTGTCTGTGGtaagaaattcaaaatgaaacatcaCCTTGTCGGCCATATGAAAATCCACACAGGCATAAAACCTTATGAGTGTAATATCTGTGGGAAAAGATTTATGTGGAGGGACAGTTTTCATCGACATGTAACTTCTTGTACTAAGTCATACCAAGCCTCCAAAGCTGAGCAGAATACTACTGAGATGAACTAAAACATAAGACTTATAATTGTTTAGCAGAGTAAGCAAAATAAACTAATTATGCAAATATTGTCTGGTACTTGCTATTGTGAAATTTAAGGTTTTGGTTTTTTCAAGTTCTAAGGATGTTGCTGATACAGCTGTGAGCAGACCAAATTTTTGTCCATCTACTGTCTCCACTGCAGGTGCTTCAACCCTGCCCTGATGGGACCCCTTTAGAGGTGAGAGGGAAGTTCAAATCTCCATGGCTTATTCATAGGACCCTCTGCTGAGACTGTAACTAATGAGGCCAATTGTGGTGATGTTTTTTGTTAATATATTATTGCTGTTATTTATTATGTTTCACAGTAGTGCTCAAGGGCTCTGATggaggctccattgtgctaagaGTTAAATAAACATACTGTAAGTTCCAGATCCAAAACCCACAATCTTaaagcctcaatcctgcaaacactcctgtgcttaactttatgcatgagaAGGTGGCAATAAGAGTAACAGTAGCACAAGATTGCATACGTTAGCTATGTGTAGAAATTGCAGGATTcaggtgtttgttttaaatgaatgaataaagGATTTTAGTTATATAGAACTTGCTATCAGCAGGGAACTGAACAGATGTCACCAACTTACTTAACATGGGTCATTAAACAGCCTTCAGATAGCTATATTTTTTTAGCGAAAAGCCACTTTTTGAGTCAGGCCTCCCTTTACTTGTTTGTTTACCCATTTTTTTCTCTGGCAGGGTGTCTGGTTTTGTCTAGTTACTGGGCCTACTTCTATTcatttttgtaaagcacttggataTATCATGATGTGTGCTGCATACATTTAAGAGACAGTTACATTAAAACTTCATTTGTTTGTACTCCTGCAGTGTATAATGTTAAAGTCGGTTGGGCTGTCTTTCAACCTTGGCTGCCACATCGTAAGAGAACTTGTAGAAGTGTGTGTAGCAAGAGGGCATTTTATCaaaatgttggttttttttaagtgcataGTTGGTATTATTCCAACACTCAAAGCCTTTAACCTATAGCTCAAGTTTCAGATTTTCATGGCTTACTACAGTAGCAAGTACCAAACTCACTGTACAATACAGGCTTGTTTTCTTGGTACTAAAGTTTTTTGAAAATTTCTATCCTTTTAAATCTGAAGAGCTAGAGACTTGCTTCAGGAAGTTCTTATTAGTCATTGATAAACTGGCATTTAAATATTTAATCCTCTACCGTTTGAACAGTGGGGTCCATAATACATGTTCTTCATTGTTAACTACTGTGACTCTGATCACATTCAAAGGCACAAGCAGGTCAGAGCTGTTTTCTCTCCACGTGAAGGCCCTAGCTAACAAACAATTTAAATTACCCTAGTTGGATCCCTTTTAATTATACAGTGGGACGTGAACAAGTTTCAGGTTTGTGAGCAACTTCCGGATTCTTAGTTGTGGGAAGGTGGCACTTGTATGCCATGAGGAGGATGTATTATACACTGGACTCATGCTCTAGCAGATGGAGCAGTATCGTAGTTTTGGGAGATTTTGACAACCATCCAGGCTAGCGGGAATGCATCAGTTATGAAGGTGGAGATAAGATTTAAGATGCGGGTTGAAGAAGGTAGCTCAAAATGGTTGAAAGCCTTTGCATTCCTACTCAGAAGCAGTTAACGTACGATGTAGTTTATTACCTGGTGTAAGAATGAAAGAGCCTCGTTAGCATACACTGTGGTCACAATCAGAAGAGGTGAGTCTACATACATGTAGCCCTCTTCCAGCGCTGGTAACAAAATAATTAGCCAGCACCAAATGGCTACCAAGCATGACTGGCCCCAAGTTGCATCCAGATTCTGCAATCTGTAGAATCATGGAACTAAAATACAAAATGACCCATTATGTTAAAGCCACACGCATAAACAGATAATTCCCCCTTTAGCTGTTTTTCTTCTTTATCTGCTTAGCAGCCCAATTCAAAAAAATGTAATATCTATCCAAACTGTATCCTGAACATGAATGTCTGACACAAAGGTGAGCTTCATTACTTGGTGGGCTATTATTACTGCAACTCTTTTGGCATATTACTTAAACTTAAGGAaaaatgggttttttaaaaagctctcaAATTTTACTCTATCAATTCTTCAGATATTTTTCATACAGAATTTTGAGTACAGAACATGAGTCCATTGCTGGCAATGGACATACAAATAGTCAGCACTAAGGAGTTCCTGCTCTTAGCACTTACTTGAACTCTACATCAAAGCAGAATGGGGGTGATAATTGCTGTCTAACCCATGTACTCAAGGTAGCTAAACAGGAATCTGTTCACTAACACTGTAACCTGATCAATGTATAGAAGCactttgtatttaaaaatctTTATACATATTTTTTACATTTAGAAATTATATAGTCCCTCTATGGTTTCTTTCCACATTTACACTCTATTTAATATTGAAATTTATAATGGTAGCAGGTTATTTCCTTGTGTGTTTACAGGGCTGTAGGCAGAAGGTTCCTGTACTTACTGGCCCTTTTCTTCCATTTCCCCACCTCCTTACCACATACAGGGAGTACTTTTTGTGAGTTTCATGGTTCCATTTGGAGGAGAGAATGCTCCTGTTCTCTTCAAGATTGTTCTAGTACAGTGGCTCATTCTTTTTCCATACTAATAACCCCCCAAAGGACAATAGAGAAGATTTGGGGACCCATCTGGCCATAGAAAAGAGAGGGTGGTTGCaaaccccaggttgagaacccatGGTCAAATAAAGTATACTTCCATCAGACTCAGACCACGCTACAGAGCTGCCTATGAAGCCCTTTCATTTACCAGCTTGAGATGACTTTTATATGGGACTTTTAAAAGTTAACTTCAAATAGGAGTAATGTTTAGATAACTTTGAAATAGAGCTTTAAAATAATGTACTAAGAGACACTTTAAGGGTTTTATACAGGTGTAGTAGGATGTGTTTGTGTATGCTTTTAATGACTTTTCATGAATAGTAACTCTAATATCTAATCCTGTTCTACCCAATAGGTTGTGACATTTTGTGTTGAAATTCCAGCATATGTGACTATTAACATTTGTAATCCTTGACACTTGGATTTTTGGTATTAAACCACATTAAATGCTTTGGTTACAGGTAGATGTTGTCTTAATTTGAGGGGCTGGGGTAGGAAATGGTAAGTGGCTCTCCAGAATCCACACTTAACTAAAACAAGAATGGATGCAGCTTCTTCCAGAACTTATAAGCACCACTATCGGGATGGCCTTGTACAAGGGATAAAAGGTGCATTCTGGTCTGGGAAACAAGGGATCCACTTAACATATATTTTAAGGTGAATGTTATGCATTTATGCTTTTTAATTTTAGATGAGACCATTTAAAAACAtagttttgttaatttttttatcCTTCCCTTAAATATCCCCTCTTTTTGCTAGTAGACATTAGCAGAGGGGATGTTTTATAAAATCTGGATCATTGTAGAGAGATAAGGGGTAACCGTTTCAGAATCTTCTGTTACTGAGACTCCACTGCATGGCCTGCTGGTGGTAAGAACTCCTAAGGAGACTAAAGTTAAATTCCCTCCAATTTCATCTCTAGGTTTCTAAGACCATTGTTACCCATGGCATCTAAGCAATTGAAATTCTGATATACAGTCTCCTGGAGTCACACTGAGAAGTACCTGACTTCTTTTCTCAGTGGAGCTGTTAATCTGTCTGTCAGGAgtcatttttctccttttttgggTTTATATATTAGCATTCCCATTTTGCACactagtattttttaaaaaaaaaaaagcccccgtTTCAAGTAGCGACCATTCTTGATTGCTTCATGGACAAGCAGCGAGACCCTAGATGGTACTACTGGAAGATCCTTGGTCTCAATTTTTCCCTCTGATGTAGCTTCCCTGTCAAGACTGATAAAATACCACACATCAGAGGCCAGGAGGGAGCTCTGAGATTGCCATATTTCAGTGTCTTTTATTGTAAGGTCCATACTTGACATCACTGTACTTCTGGACACGAAAGAATGGACATCCTTCAGACCACCTAAAGTGAACATTGGGCTGGTGCCAGAGAGCTTATCCATCTTTGAATCCTGAGAGCCAGCAGTTTTGTATTTAGTATCATCTTTCTTTAGAAGAGTTGGAAGTTTTCTCAAAGCAGCAAAGGAAGGTTGCTGCTTTCCTCCTTTAATTATATTTAACTGGGTAGTTAGAGTTTTTAGTTTAAAAGCTCTACGCTGTCTATGCCCCAAGGGGAGATGCTGGAAAACCAATATATTTTTAATGTGATGAAATTATCAGACTTTGATAACTTTGCTTGAAGCCTGTGTCATAAGTcaattgctgctgcttttttgttCTCCAAGGGATCTTTCTTCCAGAAATGTAACTGTTTATGCAAGTGAGCTACAAAAGTTTTTATTATAAACAAAATGTCATTTATAATAAAGTTGCATATCTTATTGATACTTTGAGATGTTATGCCTGTATTGCAAAGGTTGAATAATTTTGTCTATATAATATTGCTGTCCTAATTGCACAGCATGGTTTTACTTAATTTAATGTTGCTGTTTAATATTTTCTTCTTATAGAAGAGATCCATGCCCTTTTTGGTATAACATGTTTTAATAAATGTTATCTGTCAACtttgtaaatgttttttttaattctaagtAAACAAAATGAGTGCCAGTTTAGCTCTAATAGTGTTTTGCTATTGCCATGAAAGATAACAGCTCAGACATAATTTCAGTACATCAGAAAGCAGCCAGTACAATAAAAAGTGTCATTACATATTATGATAAAATAAGTAAAAGTACAGCTAGTAATGCATCTTTATTGACATATCAAGTTTACCTGCTAATTTTGCCTAATAAGTTTTTCTTCTAAATACACTTCAGGCTGATGAATATGTAAATTATATAACTGAGGGCCCTGTGCGTGCTTAACCAATATAAtccatgttaattttttttttcggATCTAGTCTTAAACTACTTGACTGTCAGTGTCACAGAAATCAGAGAAACAGTGCAACTGCCAAACACCTGTAGCAAGAATAAAGTGTTCATATTTTAACAGCTACTTTTGTCTTGAAGACTGGCAATTCAGTGAATGGAGTTGCTGTAAGATTCAATCTTGTTGCCACCGTTAACTATGCCTGCACGTCAAGAGGCAAACAGAACCCTTTGCATTTTATTGGTCGATATATGTAGTGGCATTTATAAGGCCCCAACCGCTGTTGTGGCCCATTTATCTTGATGCTTATGTACATCATAATGGAGATCAGCACATGTACCATTGGCAGATCTTAAACCCTTTGGAACACTTAATTCTGTGGTCTGTATTATATActggaggtcagagtagatcTAATGGTTCCTCACACTGCACCTTCACCATTTTTCATATAGATAAACAGCATGCCATAACTAGTTGTTCAGATTCTAGCATCTGTTCTACTGTAAGAAACTTGATTTCTAGTGTGCCATAATTACTTAATAACTAGGCTTTAGGAAAAATTGCAGTTTGGGGTGAAGTCAACCTGCAAGTGTGTCTCCCCTTCAGTGTTCCTAAATATGTAATGTTTAATTTTATATAAGAGgtttctattaaataaacttcCTCGTAAGCTAATTGAGACCAATGTTGAATTTACTTTTAACTTGTTCCAAGATGTCTATTAAAACTGGTCTTTCTAGATGTGTATGGTTGTACCATCTTGTAGGTAGATATTTCTAAAATCACATTACCAAACGCCTTCATTTACAGAtgatctttaaaacaaaaaaaatcatagtaCTATGAAGGTTTTCAATTCTCTTAATATTCCTGTTTGTATTTATCACAATCTACCTTAACTGTATCGTACTATATCCACCTAGTTTAAGTAGTGTCAATTCTTCTCTTCATACAAGCACAACTACCACTAATTCTAGTCAAAATTAACTTTAGGAATAGAACAGCTGCTCAGTCTGCAAACATATAAAAAGGAACACTGCTGTTACTGATACTACCAGCTATAAAAGGAAACGTGCTATGTGAATCCACTGGGCTTGCAGCCTCTAGTATGTAATTCAGTGCCAGCAAAATCTGCTGTAAAATGGAATTATTTACCTATAAAAAGTGTTTTACTTAGTCAGTAGTTAGCAATGATGGGTTGCAATACATCCTGCACATGTGACCAACACAAACAGAGAACAACCATACCTGTTTCTGGTGTAGGGCTTTGCCCTTGCGTTCAGGAACCTACATTGCCTAGAAAGGAGCATATACTATGGtaaacttctctgaaaacatcaatCAACAATTTAAGTGATGGGAGCAGAATATAATTTTATTGAATTGAGTTTAAAGTGCTTTTTACCAGTCTCCTGTTACaggatttttttcacattttgcCCACCAGCACTGGTTATAAAAGCCTATTGGATAGAAGGCAATCCGTGCTTATATAAGGAAAGGGGGTACAGTAGTAAGTAAAGGGCAAGTTCATGTACCAGTCCTACTGGTGCTAAGTGGGGCATTGATTACCATCACAATGGGAGGAATAGTTAAGCGTTGTTTTGGAGAGAAGGAAGGATCTGTAGGAAGAAAGAATGAGATGAGTGAAAGGAACAGGGAACAATAAAAGGCAGCAGGAAGAGGAATATTTAATGGCCCTTGGGTTGATTAGAGCTGGTAGTACTATGAAGGGCTATCCCTTGGGATTGCCTTGCATTTCATTCCTGTGATCTACTGAGTAGCTCTAAATGGAGAACCTAAAAATGCACAGACCAACTGCCAGTGAGGTCTCAAACTTGGCTTAGTTTAGACTTAACATGTATAACAATGCCTCATTGTGGCAAGTGTTTCTAAATATGTATTGAGGGGGCTGAGTGACTATCCCAAGGTTCTCGAATACTAAAGTCAGTAGTGTTCTGTTGTCTTTTTTCATTGTTAAAGCACCCCACAAACTGGAGGAGTGCAAATACAGATCATGTTTGAGTGAGTATACAATTGCAGCTTTACATAATTCAAATTATTTTTGTGACTGAAAGACAGTAGTTTCACACTGCAGTTGTAAGGAATGGAATTtaatctcttctcctccccctgcatccAAATGTAGGTATTTCTATTGAAAACATATCATTTACCTAGCTTCAATCCATTTGGCCTTCGTTCAGCTATCAAAACTGACATTTGTTGCTCCAGATCAGGAAGAATGTTTGATTTCCAAACAAAGACTGACCTGTGCTTTAAACTGAACTAGGTCCATTCAGCTAATCcctaggaaaacaaaacaaaaaaaaacaaccaccaataTTCACACACAGTTCCTTTTTTATGCTTAGCAACTTTTCTTTAATACAGTGTGACATACAGCAGTTCATTCAACTTTATTTTTGCACCCACTAAATATAATCTAGACATTCCCTTACATATACTAATAACTGTTTATGGTTTTAGTTTTGTGACTTTTTAATATCAGTGGAAGTTACAGACCCAAACACGATTTGTGCCTCTAAATTATTTCCGATTATGTAGTATTacatatttatattgcaatagtgCTGGTAGGCCCCTAAATGAACTGTGTGTTGAACAAATAATAGGAAGTCAGGGCTGGTCCCTGCCTCCAAAGGGTTTACCTTCTCAGAAGACCTGCAACATTTGAAGGGAAGGGTTCAGGAGAGAAAAATACAAGATTATATACGCCTTATAAcatttgctattttgtttttataaatacataaaataagaaTCAACTATCATCTCCTTAATCTAGCCATTGTTAATTTGCTAATTGCTGGTCTTTGAATCATCAACTTtgaggccagaatggaccactaGATTACCTAGTTCAGTGGCTCAAGTCTGATCTGTCTTatatacccccaagtttcaccacCTTTAAAAActtcttgcttacaaaatcagacatacaaatacaagtgtcacagcacactattatggaaaaattgcttactttcttatttttaccatataattataaaataaatcaattggaatataaatattgtagagtcatagactttaaggtcagaagggaccattatgatcatctagtctgaccacctgcacaatgcaggccacagaatctcacccacccactcctgtaacaaacccctaacctatgtctgagttattgaagtcctcaaatcgtgatttaaagatctcaaggtgcagggaatcctccaacaagtgacccatgccccatactgcagaggaaggcgaaaaacctccagggcctctgccaatctgccctggaggaaaattccttcccaacccaaaatatggcaatcagttaaaccctgagcatgtgggcaagactcaccagccagcacccaggaaagaattctctgtaggaactcagatcccaccccatctaacatcccatcacagaccattgggcatatttacctaataatcaaagatcagttaattgccaaaattaggctatcccatcataccatcccctccataaacttatcaagcttagtcttgaagccagatatgtcttttgcctccactactcctcttggaaggctgttccagaatttcactcctctaatagttagaaacctttgtctaatttcaagtgtaaacttcctagtgtccagtttatatgtacttccatttcagtgtatagtacatagagtagtataaacaagtcattgtctatatgaaattttagtttgaactgactttgctagtgattTTATGTAGCCTCTTGTAAAATTaagcaaatctctagatgagttggtgtgtctcctggaagacctctacgTACCCCCAGGGGCACCCGTACcactggttgagagccactgattagTCTTACCTGTACATTACAAACCACTGCCACCATCACACCCATGCACTAAACTGAAGAATTTGAATGAGGAATGGACAGTGGCTTTATGAATCAGTTCAGGCAGGGCGTTCCATGTGTAAAGGGGAATAtggttaaaaaaattgtttttgagaGAAgtctttctccccttccccctttgaATTTTCAGACTCATTATTAGGTAATTTTATTCTACTTACTAAGCATGTGTCATCTTTGTTTTAAGTAAAGGAAGTTTAATAGTGAATGTACAATTAACAGTAAGAAAGCAAAAGACTGTTAATCTACTGCAGTTTATACAAAATTGATAGAGCTCTGCGAGGACACAAAATTGATATCTGCATGCAATCCGCAAAAATGATCCACGGATATCAGGTCTCTAAAAATTGATACAAAGCATAAGAAGTTTCTTTAGAGACTATTTCATGCTGCTCCATATAAATTGATAGGGTCCAGTACTGCCAATAGAAATCTCCATTGCTGCTTTGCTTTGGTGGGCTTCCCCACATAAACTATTGAAGTTAATGTGAGTccatggcaaaacttccactgatggTATTAAGATCAAGATTTAGTCCTGTATGAAAGGAGACAGATTCCCCAGGGCCTAAAAAGGGGGTGCTATTTTGA comes from the Mauremys mutica isolate MM-2020 ecotype Southern chromosome 18, ASM2049712v1, whole genome shotgun sequence genome and includes:
- the ZBTB43 gene encoding zinc finger and BTB domain-containing protein 43 isoform X2; translated protein: MESGTNSFRVEFPDFSSTILQKLNQQRQQGQLCDVSIVVQGHLFRAHKAVLAASSPYFCDQVLLKNSRRIVLPDVMNPRVFENILLSTYTGRLVMPAPEIVSYLTAASFLQMWHVVDKCTEVLEGNPTVLCQKMNHGSDHQSPSSSSYNGLAETFELGSGGQPDFHKVQELRDGENEEESSKDELSSQLTEHEYLPSNSSAEHDRLSTGMTSQDGEEGASDSAECQYTRPIYSKPSIMSHKRWIHVKPERFEQDCEGVDAHTYDEHQVSESMNVIQTEHSIQSSGVEDFHVNDKKMEAEFDEQADENNYDEQVDFYGSSMEEFSGERADGNLNVHRQDVMIAAGYGESIEMATGIKEETTLSGFSPTDKLYPCQCGKSFTHKSQRDRHMSMHLGLRPYGCGVCGASTLP
- the ZBTB43 gene encoding zinc finger and BTB domain-containing protein 43 isoform X1, encoding MESGTNSFRVEFPDFSSTILQKLNQQRQQGQLCDVSIVVQGHLFRAHKAVLAASSPYFCDQVLLKNSRRIVLPDVMNPRVFENILLSTYTGRLVMPAPEIVSYLTAASFLQMWHVVDKCTEVLEGNPTVLCQKMNHGSDHQSPSSSSYNGLAETFELGSGGQPDFHKVQELRDGENEEESSKDELSSQLTEHEYLPSNSSAEHDRLSTGMTSQDGEEGASDSAECQYTRPIYSKPSIMSHKRWIHVKPERFEQDCEGVDAHTYDEHQVSESMNVIQTEHSIQSSGVEDFHVNDKKMEAEFDEQADENNYDEQVDFYGSSMEEFSGERADGNLNVHRQDVMIAAGYGESIEMATGIKEETTLSGFSPTDKLYPCQCGKSFTHKSQRDRHMSMHLGLRPYGCGVCGKKFKMKHHLVGHMKIHTGIKPYECNICGKRFMWRDSFHRHVTSCTKSYQASKAEQNTTEMN